The following proteins are encoded in a genomic region of Pan troglodytes isolate AG18354 chromosome 2, NHGRI_mPanTro3-v2.0_pri, whole genome shotgun sequence:
- the CRIPTO gene encoding protein Cripto — protein MDCRKMARFSYSVIWIMAISKAFELGLVAGLGHQEFARPSRGDLAFRDDSIWPQEEPAIRPRSSQRVPPMGIQHSKELNRTCCLNGGTCMLGSFCACPPSFYGRNCEHDVRKENCGSVPHDTWLPKKCSLCKCWHGQLRCFPQAFLPGCDGLVMDEHLVASRTPELPLSARTTTFMLVGICLSIQSYY, from the exons ATGGACTGCAGGAAGATGGCCCGCTTCTCTTACAG TGTGATTTGGATCATGGCCATTTCTAAAGCCTTTGAACTGGGATTAGTTGCCG GGCTGGGCCATCAGGAATTTGCTCGTCCATCTCGGGGAGACCTGGCCTTCAGAGATGACAGCATTTGGCCCCAGGAGGAGCCTGCAATTCGGCCTCGGTCTTCCCAGCGTGTGCCGCCCATGGGGATACAGCACA GTAAGGAGCTAAACAGAACCTGCTGCCTGAATGGGGGAACCTGCATGCTGGGGTCCTTTTGTGCCTGCCCTCCCTCCTTCTACGGACGGAACTGTGAGCACGATGTGCGCAAAGA GAACTGTGGGTCTGTGCCCCATGACACCTGGCTGCCCAAGAAGTGTTCCCTGTGTAAATGCTGGCACGGTCAGCTCCGCTGCTTTCCTCAGGCATTTCTACCCGGCTGCG ATGGCCTTGTGATGGATGAGCACCTCGTGGCTTCCAGGACTCCAGAACTACCACTGTCTGCACGTACTACCACTTTTATGCTAGTTGGCATCTGCCTTTCTATACAAAGCTACTATTAA